The Shewanella mangrovisoli genome has a window encoding:
- a CDS encoding electron transfer flavoprotein-ubiquinone oxidoreductase — MERESMEFDVVIVGAGPAGLATACRLMQISQSSGKEITVCVVEKGSEVGAHILSGAVFEPRVLDELFSDWRDSGAPVTTAVTHDEIYLLNSATDSKLMPNAFVPKTMHNEGNYIVSVGNLCRWLATRAEALGVEIFPGFAASELLFNEDNSVKGILIGDMGVGADGQPKDSFMPGMELHAKYTVFSEGCRGHLGKQLIAKYHLDNGKTPQHYGLGFKEIWKVPAEQHEQGKVVHTGGWPLTDGASGGGFLYHMEDNQIAVGLIIDLNYKNPHLSPFDEFQRYKTHPVIAKYLTGGERLTYGARAITKGGLNSLPKMSFPGGLLIGCDAGTLNFAKIKGTHTAMKSGIVAAETLAKAMLAEVEGGKDLDCFQTHLEESWLHEELYKSRNFGPAMHKFGTFLGGAFNYVDQNWFGGKFPITLRDEHPDYAQMAPVSAYNKIDYPKPDGKLSFDKLSSVYLSSTYHEEDQPCHLRLKDNSIPLGINLTQFNEPAQRYCPAGVYEIVEEAGQPKFVINAQNCIHCKTCDIKDPSQNITWVTPEGGGGPNYPNM, encoded by the coding sequence ATGGAACGCGAATCAATGGAATTCGATGTTGTTATCGTCGGCGCAGGCCCAGCTGGCTTGGCCACTGCGTGTCGATTGATGCAGATATCACAGAGTTCAGGTAAAGAGATTACCGTCTGCGTGGTAGAAAAAGGCTCCGAAGTGGGTGCGCACATTCTATCTGGTGCCGTATTCGAACCACGTGTGTTAGATGAGCTCTTCAGCGACTGGCGCGATTCAGGCGCTCCCGTCACCACAGCCGTGACCCACGATGAAATCTATCTGCTCAATTCCGCCACCGACAGCAAGCTGATGCCCAATGCGTTTGTGCCTAAAACCATGCACAACGAAGGCAACTATATTGTCAGCGTAGGTAACCTCTGCCGTTGGCTCGCAACCCGCGCCGAAGCGCTCGGCGTAGAAATCTTCCCAGGCTTTGCTGCCAGCGAATTACTCTTCAATGAAGATAACAGCGTGAAGGGTATCCTGATTGGTGACATGGGCGTCGGTGCCGACGGCCAACCGAAAGACAGCTTTATGCCCGGCATGGAACTGCACGCTAAATATACTGTGTTCTCAGAAGGTTGCCGTGGTCACTTAGGTAAACAGCTGATCGCGAAATACCACTTAGATAATGGCAAGACACCACAGCATTACGGCCTAGGCTTTAAGGAAATCTGGAAAGTCCCCGCCGAACAACACGAGCAGGGTAAAGTGGTGCACACAGGTGGTTGGCCATTAACCGATGGCGCATCGGGTGGCGGCTTCCTCTACCATATGGAAGACAACCAAATTGCCGTGGGTCTGATTATCGACCTCAACTACAAGAATCCCCATTTAAGCCCGTTCGATGAGTTCCAACGTTATAAGACTCACCCAGTTATCGCCAAATACTTAACCGGCGGCGAGCGTTTGACCTATGGTGCTCGCGCAATCACTAAGGGCGGCCTGAACTCACTGCCCAAGATGAGTTTCCCCGGCGGTCTGTTGATTGGTTGCGATGCGGGGACCTTAAACTTTGCCAAGATCAAAGGCACACACACCGCCATGAAGAGCGGTATTGTCGCGGCTGAAACCTTGGCCAAAGCGATGCTGGCCGAGGTTGAAGGCGGTAAAGATCTGGATTGTTTCCAAACCCATCTGGAAGAAAGCTGGTTACACGAAGAGTTGTATAAGTCGCGCAACTTTGGCCCAGCAATGCACAAGTTTGGCACTTTCCTCGGCGGCGCATTTAACTACGTAGATCAAAACTGGTTCGGCGGTAAGTTCCCCATCACTCTGCGTGATGAACACCCAGACTATGCACAAATGGCTCCAGTCAGCGCCTACAACAAGATTGATTACCCCAAACCCGATGGCAAACTCAGCTTCGATAAGCTCTCTTCAGTCTACCTGTCGAGCACTTATCATGAGGAAGACCAGCCTTGCCATCTGCGCTTAAAAGATAACAGCATCCCGCTCGGGATAAACCTGACGCAATTTAACGAGCCAGCCCAGCGTTACTGCCCTGCTGGCGTGTACGAAATCGTTGAAGAAGCAGGCCAGCCTAAGTTTGTGATCAATGCGCAAAACTGCATCCACTGCAAAACCTGCGACATTAAAGACCCTAGCCAAAATATTACTTGGGTCACGCCCGAGGGCGGCGGTGGTCCAAACTACCCGAATATGTAA